Proteins found in one Primulina eburnea isolate SZY01 chromosome 16, ASM2296580v1, whole genome shotgun sequence genomic segment:
- the LOC140816846 gene encoding ubiquitin-related modifier 1 homolog 1-like, translating to MLLKNSGGLELLCNFLKIHQVNVDLQAEENQQLTMKHLLSWVRTNLIKERPEMFMKGDTVRPGVLVLVNECDCELVSGQLDTALEEKDVIVFISTLHGG from the exons ATGCTTCTGAAAAACAGTGGAGGACTGGAACTTTTATGCAATTTTTTGAAGATCCATCAAGTAAATGTCGACCTACAGGCTGAAGAAAACCAG CAATTAACTATGAAACACTTGCTCTCTTGGGTCCGCACCAATTTGATTAAGGAAAGGCCCGAAATGTTTATGAAAGGGGATACTGT AAGACCTGGAGTTTTAGTCCTTGTGAATGAATGTGATTGTGAACTAGTCAGCGGACAGCTTGACACGGCGCTAGAGGAGAAGGACGTCATCGTTTTCATCTCAACATTGCATGGAGGATAA